One window of Rasiella rasia genomic DNA carries:
- a CDS encoding response regulator, whose product MVVFSQNTRTDSIAAIKNLQTEAAQAISVQNFDEAIVKLIEAEKRIQNGDYESLKADSRLNLAELNYFLQNYKKAKSEIEITLTYLDQEQTTARLAHTYTLHGLILTRLEEFDKAEEYLQKADKIYAAQNNETNQANVISGFGVLELQRGNYKKAINYFNACLPTFRIGDMKFQEASTELNKADALLKVSERDIENPFHKAKIALDNANNIIEARGYSQLLTESYRITSQIAIKEGNADEALLYYNKYTKINDSIHRVYTAAISKGLDAETSIGDLTQIIENKQSEIDEQKRTLNLNKMTTGLSIALIIILSLLTLSLYKNNNLRAKANNLLQDKNVEMQSAKEKAEKASLAKAQFLSTITHELRTPLYAVTGLTHLLLEEDPKDEQKEHLNSLKFSGEYLLSLINNILDLNKLEANKVEMEKTTFSLKKRINDVMVALKKSADDRKNHLRLEFDDAIPNKLVGDPLKLSQVLINLIGNSVKFTQNGEVVIRVSKLDQSSNKVKLHFEIEDNGVGISKKKQKSIFETFSQASLQINRKFGGTGLGLSIVKNLLELMGSKIHLESELGKGSKFWFNVNFSISEEFQEDNNPNNIIYDVDYIALENRNVLVVEDNKINQMITKKILEKNKMICDVADNGMDAVKMVEKQTFDIILMDIHMPGISGIEATQKIREFNKDIPIIALTAVTIDENLDDFYRAGFNEIIPKPFKTEEFFEKIYRTLEGKKMPAPR is encoded by the coding sequence ATGGTTGTTTTTTCTCAAAACACCAGGACAGACTCTATTGCAGCAATTAAAAATCTGCAAACTGAGGCTGCGCAAGCCATTTCTGTTCAAAATTTCGACGAAGCCATTGTAAAATTAATTGAAGCCGAAAAGCGTATTCAAAATGGCGATTATGAAAGTTTAAAAGCCGATTCTAGATTAAATTTAGCTGAACTCAATTATTTCTTACAAAATTATAAAAAGGCAAAGTCGGAAATTGAGATCACCCTAACCTATCTCGACCAAGAACAGACCACGGCAAGATTAGCTCATACGTATACACTTCATGGCCTGATATTAACCAGACTCGAAGAATTTGACAAGGCTGAAGAGTATCTCCAAAAAGCCGACAAAATATATGCTGCTCAAAACAATGAAACCAATCAGGCCAATGTAATTTCAGGTTTCGGAGTACTTGAACTACAACGAGGAAATTATAAAAAAGCCATTAATTACTTTAATGCTTGTCTTCCTACATTTAGAATAGGAGATATGAAATTTCAAGAGGCATCTACAGAATTGAATAAAGCCGATGCACTGCTTAAAGTTTCAGAAAGAGATATAGAAAATCCATTTCATAAAGCAAAAATAGCCTTAGATAATGCCAATAATATTATTGAGGCCAGAGGGTATTCTCAACTACTCACAGAAAGTTATAGAATCACATCTCAAATTGCAATTAAAGAGGGTAATGCTGACGAAGCGTTACTTTATTACAACAAGTACACAAAAATTAATGACTCAATCCATAGGGTATATACTGCGGCAATTTCTAAAGGATTAGACGCAGAAACTAGCATTGGAGATCTTACACAAATTATTGAAAACAAACAGTCTGAAATAGACGAACAAAAAAGAACACTAAATCTAAATAAAATGACAACCGGGCTAAGTATAGCCCTTATCATTATCTTATCACTACTCACCCTATCTTTATACAAAAATAATAACCTACGTGCCAAAGCAAACAATCTGTTGCAAGATAAAAATGTAGAAATGCAGAGCGCTAAAGAAAAGGCTGAAAAAGCTTCTTTGGCGAAAGCCCAATTTTTGTCGACTATTACACACGAACTACGTACACCTTTATACGCAGTAACCGGGCTCACACATTTATTGCTTGAAGAAGACCCCAAAGACGAACAAAAAGAGCATCTTAATTCACTTAAATTTTCGGGTGAATACTTACTTTCTCTTATCAACAATATTCTTGATTTAAATAAGCTTGAGGCCAATAAGGTAGAAATGGAAAAAACCACGTTCTCTCTTAAAAAGCGTATTAACGATGTGATGGTTGCCTTAAAAAAATCTGCAGATGACAGAAAAAACCACCTCCGACTAGAATTTGACGATGCAATACCAAATAAATTGGTAGGAGACCCACTAAAGCTCTCGCAGGTATTAATTAATCTTATTGGAAATTCGGTTAAGTTTACGCAGAACGGAGAGGTTGTGATACGTGTTTCAAAACTCGATCAAAGCTCAAATAAAGTGAAACTACATTTTGAGATAGAGGATAATGGAGTGGGTATTTCCAAAAAGAAGCAGAAAAGTATTTTTGAAACTTTTTCTCAAGCTTCGCTTCAGATTAACAGAAAGTTTGGTGGTACCGGTCTTGGACTATCTATTGTAAAGAATTTATTAGAATTAATGGGAAGTAAAATTCATTTAGAAAGCGAACTAGGTAAAGGTTCTAAGTTTTGGTTTAATGTTAATTTTAGTATTTCCGAAGAATTCCAAGAAGACAACAACCCAAATAATATAATTTACGACGTAGATTATATTGCATTAGAGAACAGAAACGTATTGGTGGTTGAAGACAATAAAATCAACCAAATGATTACGAAGAAAATCTTGGAGAAAAACAAGATGATTTGTGATGTGGCAGACAATGGAATGGATGCCGTAAAGATGGTAGAAAAGCAGACGTTCGATATTATTTTAATGGATATTCACATGCCAGGTATTAGTGGGATTGAAGCCACTCAAAAGATACGAGAGTTTAACAAAGACATTCCAATTATTGCCTTAACCGCTGTAACTATAGACGAAAATCTTGACGATTTTTACCGTGCAGGTTTTAATGAAATTATCCCAAAACCATTTAAAACAGAAGAGTTCTTCGAGAAAATCTACCGAACCTTGGAAGGTAAAAAAATGCCCGCTCCTCGTTAG
- the gap gene encoding type I glyceraldehyde-3-phosphate dehydrogenase codes for MATKIKVGINGFGRIGRTLFRSLLHHPDIEVVAVNDIANTKTLAHLLKYDSIHGVLKENIETKEDEILVGNHRVRFSSESEIFNIQWDVVDIVVECTGKFKLRSELTHHITNGAKKVILSVPPIDDDIKTVVLGVNDATISEEDTIISNASCTTNNAGPMLKIIDELCGIKQAYITTVHSYTTDQSLHDQPHRDLRRARAAGQSIVPTTTGAAKALTKVFPHLSDVIGGCGIRVPVPNGSLCDITFNVATEVSIEQVNDVFKKASENEFSGILEYTEDPIVSIDIIGNTHSCIFDAGMTSVIGTMIKIIGWYDNETGYSSRIVDLILQISRK; via the coding sequence ATGGCAACAAAAATTAAAGTCGGAATTAACGGGTTTGGACGCATTGGCAGAACCTTGTTTCGTAGTTTGTTGCATCATCCAGATATTGAAGTTGTAGCAGTAAACGACATTGCAAACACAAAGACTCTAGCACATTTATTAAAATACGATAGTATTCACGGTGTGTTAAAAGAAAATATTGAAACCAAAGAGGATGAAATTTTAGTTGGCAATCATCGGGTCCGATTTTCTTCGGAAAGTGAAATTTTCAATATTCAATGGGATGTGGTAGATATTGTAGTAGAATGTACCGGAAAATTCAAGCTTCGTAGTGAGTTAACACATCATATTACCAACGGGGCTAAAAAAGTAATTTTATCGGTACCCCCTATAGATGACGATATTAAAACAGTGGTACTCGGAGTTAATGACGCAACGATTTCCGAAGAAGACACCATTATTTCAAACGCTTCTTGCACCACCAATAATGCTGGCCCCATGCTAAAAATTATTGATGAATTATGTGGTATTAAGCAAGCCTACATTACAACAGTGCACAGCTACACTACAGACCAAAGCTTACACGACCAACCCCATCGGGATCTTCGTCGAGCTCGAGCAGCAGGGCAATCTATTGTACCAACTACTACAGGAGCTGCAAAGGCCCTCACTAAAGTTTTCCCTCATTTATCTGACGTTATTGGAGGCTGTGGTATTCGTGTTCCCGTGCCAAATGGGTCTTTATGCGACATAACCTTTAATGTAGCTACCGAGGTGAGTATTGAGCAAGTAAATGATGTATTTAAAAAAGCATCTGAAAATGAATTTAGTGGAATTTTAGAATATACAGAAGACCCAATAGTCTCTATAGATATTATAGGAAATACGCACTCGTGCATCTTTGACGCTGGTATGACCTCTGTAATTGGGACAATGATAAAGATTATTGGGTGGTACGATAACGAAACGGGGTATTCGTCAAGAATCGTTGATTTAATCCTACAAATCTCGAGGAAATAA